From Gemmatimonadota bacterium, one genomic window encodes:
- a CDS encoding HigA family addiction module antitoxin, with the protein MTIKREELDRRKVDFSEVTTGQLLSPVHPGEILRDEFLIPMNLSVDRLAQGIKVSEKDLDAIVHGINGITIDTALRLGHYFGMTPEFWINLQTRYDLDVAEHTVRRQIEREIEPLIASP; encoded by the coding sequence ATGACCATTAAACGCGAAGAACTGGACCGACGAAAGGTTGACTTCTCAGAAGTCACAACCGGACAGCTACTGTCTCCGGTACATCCTGGCGAGATCCTACGCGATGAATTCCTTATTCCGATGAATCTCAGTGTGGATCGCCTTGCTCAGGGGATCAAGGTTTCGGAGAAGGACTTAGACGCTATCGTGCATGGAATTAATGGAATTACAATCGATACCGCGCTACGCCTTGGTCACTACTTTGGCATGACGCCTGAGTTCTGGATCAATCTTCAGACCCGCTACGATCTCGATGTCGCCGAGCACACGGTACGTCGCCAAATTGAGCGGGAGATAGAACCGCTGATTGCATCTCCGTAG
- a CDS encoding type II toxin-antitoxin system RelE/ParE family toxin translates to MIKSFADKRTAAIFAGHTVRGLPLQLQQRARTKLLAIDAANRLNDLLIPPGNRLEALRADRRGQYSIRVNDRWRICFVWRNGESREVEIVDYH, encoded by the coding sequence ATGATCAAGAGTTTTGCAGACAAGCGCACCGCGGCTATCTTTGCGGGCCATACTGTTCGCGGCCTGCCTCTGCAACTCCAGCAACGAGCGCGGACGAAGCTTCTGGCAATTGATGCTGCTAATCGGCTCAACGACCTGCTTATTCCACCTGGCAATCGTCTCGAGGCTTTGCGAGCTGATCGTAGAGGGCAATATAGTATTCGCGTCAATGACCGATGGCGCATCTGCTTCGTTTGGCGCAATGGTGAATCACGGGAAGTCGAGATCGTTGACTATCATTGA